One stretch of Nicotiana tabacum cultivar K326 chromosome 18, ASM71507v2, whole genome shotgun sequence DNA includes these proteins:
- the LOC107806109 gene encoding mitochondrial import inner membrane translocase subunit TIM22-4 produces the protein MSDPASESNDTHSSSQESQKPQIEPIRMPTVEEIRGQDIWNNCAVRSVVSGVMGGGLGLFMGLFLGALDNPIMQEEMTTRQQLVYQAKQMGRRSWSSCKTFAVMGLVFSAAECVVEKARAKHDMTNTAVAGCVTGGTLSARGGPKAACAGCAGFATFSVLIEKFLDRYH, from the exons ATGAGTGATCCAGCAAGTGAATCAAATGACACGCATTCAagctctcaagaatctcaaaagccCCAGATTGAGCCTATTCGGATGCCTACCGTGGAGGAAATAAGGGGCCAAGACATTTGGAACAACTGTGCTGTTCGCAGTGTTGTTAGCGGAGTCATGG gaggGGGGCTCGGTTTGTTCATGGGTCTGTTTCTGGGGGCACTAGATAACCCAATAATGCAAGAGGAAATGACAACGAGGCAACAACTTGTATACCAAGCAAAGCAGATGGGTAGGAGGAGTTGGAGTTCCTGCAAGACTTTTGCTGTTATGGGTTTGGTTTTCTCTGCTGCTGAATGTGTCGTTGAGAAG GCACGGGCAAAGCATGACATGACAAATACAGCAGTTGCAGGGTGTGTAACAGGAGGCACATTATCAGCTAGAG GTGGACCGAAAGCTGCGTGTGCAGGTTGTGCTGGTTTTGCTACATTTTCAGTTTTGATAGAGAAGTTCTTGGATAGATATCACTAA